The following are encoded in a window of Impatiens glandulifera chromosome 5, dImpGla2.1, whole genome shotgun sequence genomic DNA:
- the LOC124939052 gene encoding blue-light photoreceptor PHR2-like: MVVTRLHHAIYTHREVSNEEIKTEDKIEAAMKEGVEIKYCWGITLFHVDDFPFKLEEMTTNYGGFKEKVKGLKIRETIAALDQLKGFPSRGDVEHGEVPSLVDLGLNPVLTMSQQNGKGVVNGSLNGGETEALQKLTKFATECRAQPPRGSKNDSIYGANFSCKISPWLTMGCLSPRSMFDELKKNMSRTISAASSENDDSASVGTNCLMYELIWRDFFRFITKKYSCAKQVSGAPVVTACTTTA; this comes from the exons ATGGTCGTCACGCGGTTGCATCACGCCATTTATACTCATAGAGAGGTTTCCAACGAGGAGATTAAGACGGAGGACAAGATTGAGGCTGCAATGAAGGAAGGAGTGGAGATTAAGTATTGTTGGGGAATCACATTGTTTCATGTGGATGATTTTCCCTTTAAGCTCGAAGAAATGACAACCAATTATGGAGGATTCAAGGAGAAAGTGAAAGGGTTGAAGATTAGGGAAACGATTGCTGCTCTGGATCAATTAAAGGGTTTTCCTTCTCGTGGAGATGTTGAGCATGGAGAAGTTCCATCATTGGTTGATCTTGGTCTTAACCCAGTTTTAACCATGAGTCAGCAG AATGGAAAAGGAGTTGTCAATGGTTCTCTAAATGGAGGAGAGACAGAGGCATTGCAGAAGCTAACTAAGTTTGCTACTGAATGCCGAGCACAACCACCAAGGGGATCGAAAAATGACAGTATATATGGTGCAAACTTTTCCTGCAAAATTTCCCCTTGGCTCACAATGGGATGCCTCTCTCCCCGTTCTATGTTCGATGAGCTAAAGAAGAACATGTCAAG GACAATCTCGGCTGCTTCAAGTGAAAATGATGACAGTGCTTCTGTTGGAACAAACTGTCTCATGTATGAGTTGATATGGAGGGACTTCTTTAG ATTCATAACAAAGAAGTATAGTTGTGCAAAACAAGTGAGTGGTGCACCGGTTGTGACTGCATGCACTACAACAGCTTGA
- the LOC124938260 gene encoding cleavage and polyadenylation specificity factor subunit 6, translated as MEENESAGDVGDVSEQFNSTEAIAAVADDGFLHGEEDDEDYEDLYNDVNVGEGFHNSLGKDEEDLGFTDNTINNVVDNKIEPSQIAAESTALIPGVVGVVDGSRVSGIQGEDQSTNTGGGMRFQLLQSSDKTDDFHEQQQHLVDKSIRIQAPNLQLSQSVNAGTVNGVESGFGTGPGSILPQPQAVLGSVGTSLGPVLFVGDLHWWTTDSELETELCKYGSVKEIKFFDEKASGKSKGYCQVEFYDPSSAIACKEGMNGHLFNGRPCLVAHASPFTVKKMGEAQVNRNQANPSAVAQRRGPGMVMAPGPGTGDPAPGKMVNQTGGGSFQGGVGENNRGGYGRGNWGRSGPHGLAGRGPTGPMRNRPGGIGGRGMMGGYGPGPPLMHAQAMMGQGYDHPGYGGPMGRMGGYGGFPGGPTAPFSGILSSFPPVGNVGLPGVAPHVNPAFFGRGMPMGMVPSAGVDPNMGMWADPNMSGWAGDDYGGGRAAGGDSSYGEEAAESWQNPAKEKAAAPPPEKDWSGSTERRYRDEREADFEREKDTGHENDFSERRRGGGDRERDRDRIRERSRDRDRNRDREREKERERGDRHRGDDRERHDSSSRYKERESERGGDDDDEWKRSSRSTRPQSKSRMSHEDDQRSSRSRDTDYAKRRH; from the coding sequence ATGGAGGAAAATGAATCCGCCGGCGATGTAGGAGATGTGAGTGAGCAGTTCAATAGCACGGAAGCTATAGCGGCCGTAGCCGATGATGGGTTTCTTCATGGAGAAGAGGATGATGAAGACTACGAAGATCTATACAATGATGTTAATGTTGGAGAGGGTTTTCACAACTCACTGGGAAAGGATGAAGAGGATTTGGGTTTTACAGATAATACTATTAATAATGTGGTTGACAATAAGATTGAGCCATCACAAATAGCTGCTGAATCAACAGCATTGATTCCTGGAGTAGTAGGTGTTGTTGATGGGTCTAGGGTTTCTGGCATTCAGGGAGAAGATCAGTCTACTAATACTGGTGGTGGGATGAGGTTTCAGTTATTACAGTCATCTGATAAAACAGACGATTTCCATGAACAACAACAACACCTTGTGGATAAAAGTATTCGAATTCAAGCTCCTAATTTACAGCTCTCCCAATCTGTTAATGCTGGAACAGTTAATGGAGTAGAGTCTGGGTTTGGTACAGGTCCAGGTTCAATACTGCCACAACCACAAGCTGTTCTGGGTTCGGTTGGTACCAGTTTGGGGCCGGTTCTGTTTGTTGGAGATTTACATTGGTGGACGACAGACAGCGAACTCGAAACCGAGCTTTGCAAATACGGTTCGGTTAAGGAAATCAAGTTTTTCGACGAGAAAGCCAGTGGGAAATCGAAAGGTTACTGTCAGGTCGAATTTTACGATCCATCATCAGCCATAGCTTGTAAGGAGGGAATGAATGGGCACTTGTTTAACGGAAGGCCTTGTCTGGTTGCACATGCTTCTCCTTTTACCGTCAAGAAAATGGGAGAGGCACAGGTCAATCGAAACCAAGCAAACCCTTCGGCCGTCGCTCAAAGAAGGGGTCCTGGAATGGTTATGGCTCCTGGTCCGGGTACTGGAGATCCCGCCCCGGGTAAAATGGTTAATCAAACGGGCGGTGGGAGTTTCCAAGGAGGTGTGGGAGAGAATAATCGCGGCGGTTACGGAAGAGGAAACTGGGGCAGGTCCGGTCCTCATGGGTTGGCAGGTCGTGGGCCGACGGGTCCAATGAGGAACCGACCGGGTGGAATCGGGGGAAGAGGTATGATGGGTGGATATGGACCAGGACCACCTCTAATGCATGCTCAGGCGATGATGGGTCAAGGATACGACCACCCTGGTTATGGTGGCCCCATGGGGCGGATGGGTGGTTATGGAGGATTCCCGGGTGGTCCAACTGCTCCGTTTTCTGGGATTTTATCATCTTTCCCACCTGTGGGCAATGTAGGTCTTCCCGGGGTTGCGCCTCACGTGAACCCGGCTTTCTTTGGACGGGGAATGCCGATGGGTATGGTTCCGTCAGCTGGTGTTGACCCGAATATGGGAATGTGGGCCGACCCGAATATGTCTGGGTGGGCCGGAGATGATTATGGTGGTGGAAGAGCTGCTGGGGGGGATTCTAGTTATGGAGAAGAAGCAGCCGAGAGTTGGCAGAATCCAGCGAAGGAGAAAGCAGCAGCTCCTCCCCCGGAAAAGGATTGGTCTGGATCTACTGAACGACGGTATAGGGATGAAAGGGAGGCTGATTTTGAAAGGGAGAAGGATACTGGACATGAAAACGACTTTTCTGAGAGACGACGTGGTGGTGGTGATAGGGAAAGGGATCGGGATCGCATACGTGAAAGATCTCGTGATCGTGACAGGAACAGGGATCGAGAAAGGGAAAAGGAACGCGAGAGAGGAGATAGGCATAGAGGAGACGATAGGGAGAGACATGACAGTAGTAGTAGGTACAAAGAAAGGGAGTCTGAACGCGGTGGCGATGACGATGATGAATGGAAAAGGAGTAGTCGATCAACAAGGCCGCAAAGTAAGTCTAGGATGAGTCATGAGGACGATCAAAGGTCGTCAAGATCTCGGGACACTGATTATGCTAAGAGGCGACACTAA
- the LOC124938683 gene encoding protein TIC 20-v, chloroplastic-like — MANIITNLLRLSPTAARPLLLLYSNNRSSTRHTPKPLSLLPPITRTRQLIITAMSKGNDSVDVPDRLISAICYFYPFFDGIQYGKFVVTQVAPIQAIIQPLVPAIRVFKSFPLNGFLVFLTLYFVVVRNPNFSRYVRFNTMQAIVLDVLLIFPDLLERTFNPRQGLGLDLIMSLDSTVFLFLLVCLIYASSSCALGQLPRLPIVADAADRQVM; from the coding sequence atggCTAATATTATTACCAATCTTCTTCGTCTCTCACCTACTGCTGCAAgacctcttcttcttctctactcCAACAACAGATCAAGTACCAGACATACTCCAAAACCCTTATCTCTACTACCACCCATCACACGAACCAGACAGCTAATCATCACAGCCATGTCCAAAGGCAACGATTCCGTCGACGTACCCGACCGTCTGATCTCGGCCATCTGCTACTTCTACCCTTTCTTCGACGGAATCCAATATGGCAAGTTTGTTGTCACACAAGTGGCTCCAATTCAAGCCATAATTCAGCCACTGGTACCAGCAATTAGGGTCTTCAAGAGCTTCCCCTTAAACGGCTTTCTGGTCTTTTTGACACTCTACTTTGTGGTGGTAAGAAATCCTAATTTTAGCAGGTACGTGAGGTTTAATACTATGCAGGCGATTGTTCTGGATGTTTTACTTATATTTCCGGATCTTCTAGAGAGAACGTTTAATCCGAGACAAGGGTTGGGATTGGATTTGATAATGAGCTTGGATAGTACAGTCTTTTTGTTCTTGTTGGTGTGTTTGATTTATGCATCGTCTAGTTGTGCTCTAGGGCAACTTCCTAGATTGCCCATTGTTGCCGATGCTGCAGATAGGCAGGTTATGTGA